A single window of Nicotiana sylvestris chromosome 5, ASM39365v2, whole genome shotgun sequence DNA harbors:
- the LOC138869085 gene encoding uncharacterized protein: MHIDEFEKDEKHGWKLFFDGAANMKGVGIGAILISEIGHHYPITVQLRFYCTNNMAEYKVRILGLRLVMDMGVQEVLVLGDSDLLVHQIQGELETQDLKLIPYRQCLQDLCQRFRSVEFRHIPRIHNKVANNLATRASMLHHPDKAYIDPLHIQVGDQHAYCNMVEE, translated from the coding sequence atgcatattgacgagttcgagaaggatgaaaagcacggttggaaactcttctttgatggggctgctaatatGAAAGGTGTTGGAATAGGAGCTatactcatttctgaaatagggcaccACTACCCTATCACGgttcagcttcgtttctattgtaccaacaacatggccgagtacaaagtgcgcattttgggtttaaggttagttATGGACATGGGAGTCCAGGAAGTGCTGGttttgggagattcagatctgttggtgcaccagattcagggagaattgGAGACTcaagatttgaagctcataccgtatcgacaatgtctgcaggatctttgtcagcggttcagatcagtggagttcaggcatatccctAGGATCCACAATAAGGTTGCTAACAACTTGGCTACTCGGGCgtcgatgttacatcatccagataaagcttatattgaccctttgcatattcaggtcggcgatcaacatgcttactgtaacatggtggaagaataA